One window from the genome of Thermaerobacter marianensis DSM 12885 encodes:
- a CDS encoding IreB family regulatory phosphoprotein — translation MERDGQGPGNRRAGETGSGGRAGDRRAMPDEPAGAEAEAAAASEPGRLTASPTGFADAPRPGGGAGSWGEAGGPRSVEGTRRLPGLPPAAKGGLGAEEREVLQAVLAALHERGYDPARQLAHFLVTGETAYITAHRGARVLAQRLDRVQVVEALVRACLMPGGGGVTGS, via the coding sequence ATGGAGCGTGACGGGCAGGGGCCCGGAAACCGGAGGGCCGGGGAGACCGGCAGCGGCGGGCGCGCCGGCGACCGGCGTGCCATGCCGGATGAACCGGCCGGCGCCGAGGCCGAGGCGGCGGCTGCCAGCGAGCCGGGCCGCCTCACCGCTTCGCCCACGGGGTTCGCAGACGCACCCCGGCCCGGGGGCGGTGCCGGGTCCTGGGGCGAGGCGGGCGGCCCCCGGAGTGTCGAGGGCACGCGGCGGTTGCCCGGCCTTCCCCCGGCCGCGAAAGGCGGCCTGGGTGCGGAGGAACGGGAGGTCCTGCAGGCCGTCCTGGCCGCCCTGCACGAGCGGGGCTACGATCCCGCACGCCAGCTGGCCCATTTCCTCGTCACCGGCGAGACGGCCTACATCACCGCCCATCGCGGCGCCCGCGTCCTGGCGCAGCGGCTGGACCGGGTGCAGGTGGTGGAAGCCCTGGTACGCGCCTGTCTCATGCCGGGCGGCGGCGGCGTCACCGGCTCGTGA
- a CDS encoding cysteine desulfurase family protein — protein MATQPGPGMAPAVYLDNAATTRARPEVVEAVVAALQDRFGNPASLHTAGLEAERLVKETRSVLAGALDVPADDLYFTSGGTEANNWALRGVLAANPRLGRHLVTTAIEHSSILTTARQLESEGYRVTVVPVDRQGRVDPEQVAAAVAGDTVLVSVMLVNNEIGTIQPVAEIARAVRSRRPQVLIHLDAVQAFGKLPVRPRAWGVDLVTLSAHKIHGPKGTGALYVRRGVRIQPLLTGGEQEGGLRPGTHNVPGIAGFGVAARLILAEQPELSRRMQALKLRLVERVQAEIPEVYVNGPDPAEGAPHIVNLSVVGARGEVLVHALAQRGVYVSTGSACTSRRTAPSHVLQALGLSPERLDSALRVSLSRETTEDDVERFVAALKEAAAEVRAVAAVRARR, from the coding sequence ATGGCCACCCAACCCGGACCGGGCATGGCCCCGGCCGTCTATCTCGACAACGCCGCCACCACCCGCGCGCGGCCCGAGGTGGTCGAGGCCGTGGTGGCGGCCCTGCAGGATCGGTTCGGCAACCCCGCGTCGCTGCACACCGCGGGCCTGGAGGCCGAGCGGCTGGTCAAGGAGACGCGCTCGGTCCTGGCCGGCGCCCTGGACGTGCCCGCCGACGATCTGTACTTCACCTCGGGCGGGACCGAAGCGAACAACTGGGCCCTGCGGGGCGTGCTGGCCGCCAACCCGCGCCTGGGGCGGCACCTGGTCACCACGGCCATCGAGCACTCGTCCATCCTGACCACGGCGCGCCAGCTGGAGAGCGAGGGCTACCGGGTGACCGTGGTGCCTGTGGACCGGCAGGGCCGGGTCGACCCCGAGCAGGTGGCCGCCGCCGTGGCCGGCGATACCGTCCTGGTCAGCGTGATGCTGGTGAACAACGAGATCGGGACGATCCAGCCCGTGGCGGAGATCGCCCGCGCCGTCCGGTCCCGGCGGCCCCAGGTCCTGATCCACCTGGACGCGGTGCAGGCCTTCGGGAAGCTGCCCGTGCGGCCGCGGGCATGGGGCGTCGACCTGGTGACCCTGAGCGCCCATAAGATCCACGGTCCCAAGGGCACGGGCGCCCTGTACGTGCGGCGCGGCGTGCGGATCCAGCCGCTCCTGACGGGCGGCGAGCAGGAGGGGGGCCTGCGGCCCGGCACCCACAACGTCCCGGGCATCGCGGGGTTCGGCGTGGCGGCGCGGCTGATCCTGGCGGAGCAGCCCGAGCTGAGCCGGCGCATGCAGGCCCTGAAGCTGCGCTTGGTGGAGCGGGTCCAGGCCGAGATACCCGAGGTCTACGTCAACGGCCCCGACCCGGCGGAGGGGGCGCCCCACATCGTCAACCTGTCGGTGGTGGGGGCGCGGGGCGAGGTCCTGGTCCACGCCCTGGCCCAGCGGGGCGTGTACGTCTCCACCGGTTCGGCGTGCACCTCCCGGCGCACGGCTCCCAGCCACGTGCTGCAGGCCCTGGGGCTGTCCCCCGAGCGGCTGGACTCCGCCCTGCGGGTCAGCCTGAGTCGCGAGACCACCGAAGACGACGTGGAGCGGTTCGTCGCCGCCCTGAAGGAGGCGGCGGCGGAGGTGCGGGCGGTCGCCGCGGTGCGGGCGCGGCGGTGA
- the thiI gene encoding tRNA uracil 4-sulfurtransferase ThiI → MNHRVLLVRYGEIGLKGRNRPQFEQALVRQVRRALAPWPGVAVYRTPGRVWVEPPAGTDATPLLEALQRVFGIVAVAPAEQVPLDLDAIAGAAQQVLEDALEAEAGRPGTPPGPRITFKVEARRSNKRFPLTSLELNRELGNRLLAAHPELKVDVQRPRITVHVEVRHDGAYVYARSVPGPGGLPVGVTGRACALLSGGIDSPVAVWMAMKRGLSVIPVHFHSPPFTSERAREKVVDLTRVLARWGGAMPLWVVHFTEVQRAIQLECPPELTITLMRRMMFRIAERIAARERALALVTGESLGQVASQTLESIRTISAVATLPVLRPLIGMDKTEIVERARAIGTYDISILPYEDCCTLFVPAHPATRPRPEQAEAAEAVRDWEPLLAEALERSQRLVVEPAPGPVA, encoded by the coding sequence TTGAACCACCGCGTGCTTCTCGTCCGATACGGCGAGATCGGCCTCAAGGGGCGCAACCGTCCCCAATTCGAACAGGCCCTGGTGCGCCAGGTGCGGCGAGCCTTGGCGCCATGGCCGGGGGTGGCGGTCTACCGCACGCCGGGGCGCGTGTGGGTGGAACCGCCGGCGGGAACCGATGCCACCCCGCTGCTGGAAGCGCTGCAGCGGGTGTTCGGCATCGTCGCCGTGGCGCCCGCGGAGCAGGTGCCCCTGGACCTGGACGCCATCGCCGGGGCGGCCCAGCAGGTGCTGGAGGATGCCCTGGAAGCGGAAGCCGGCCGGCCGGGAACGCCGCCCGGCCCTCGCATCACCTTCAAGGTGGAGGCCCGCCGCTCCAACAAGCGCTTCCCCCTGACCTCCCTGGAACTCAACCGGGAGCTGGGGAACCGCCTGCTGGCCGCCCACCCGGAGCTCAAGGTCGATGTGCAGCGACCCCGGATCACCGTCCACGTGGAGGTCCGCCACGACGGCGCTTACGTCTACGCGCGCTCGGTGCCCGGCCCCGGCGGGCTGCCCGTGGGGGTCACGGGCCGCGCCTGCGCCCTGCTGTCGGGCGGCATCGACAGCCCGGTGGCGGTGTGGATGGCGATGAAGCGCGGCCTGTCGGTCATCCCCGTCCACTTCCACAGCCCGCCCTTCACCAGCGAGCGGGCCCGGGAGAAGGTGGTCGACCTCACCCGGGTGCTGGCCCGGTGGGGCGGGGCCATGCCCTTGTGGGTGGTCCACTTCACCGAGGTGCAACGGGCCATCCAGCTGGAGTGCCCGCCGGAGCTGACCATCACCCTGATGCGGCGGATGATGTTCCGCATCGCCGAGCGCATCGCCGCCCGGGAGCGGGCCCTGGCCCTGGTGACGGGCGAGAGCCTGGGCCAGGTGGCCAGCCAGACCCTGGAGAGCATCCGCACCATCTCGGCCGTGGCGACCCTGCCCGTGCTGCGGCCCCTGATCGGCATGGACAAGACGGAGATCGTGGAGCGGGCCCGCGCCATCGGCACCTATGACATCTCCATCCTGCCGTACGAGGACTGCTGCACCCTGTTCGTGCCCGCCCATCCGGCCACCCGGCCGCGGCCCGAGCAGGCCGAGGCCGCCGAGGCGGTACGGGACTGGGAGCCCTTGCTGGCCGAGGCCCTGGAGCGCAGCCAGCGCCTGGTGGTCGAACCGGCCCCGGGGCCGGTGGCGTAA